The region ATGTACTCCCGCATAACGTAATCGTCGAGCAGGAGAGGGAACTGGATGTGGAAGGTGTTGCGGAAGCGGCGAAGGATCGTGGAGATGTGAATTCGCCCGCCGGAGGCGGCAAGCTGGCGTCCCCGCTGCGAGCGCGTAAGCAGCTTGTTGAGCTGGGTTCCTAGCGAGGAGATCAGGCCAAGCGCGATACCTCCCTGCGACATCTGGTAGAGCAGCAGAACTCCTGCGGCGGCGAAAAGAAGGTTCGCACCCCAGACGCCGAGAAAGGGAGAGACCTTGCCGTTTTTGGCGAAGGCGATACCGATCTGCGAGAGGAAGTAGTAGATGAAGACGAGCGCGATGGTAAGGACGAAGCCGGTCGATTTGCCGCCGCGCTTGGAGGAGAGTCCCAGCGGAACACCGATGAGCATGAGGACAACGCAGGCGAAGGGATAGGAGAAGCGGCGGTTTAGCTCAATGCGATAGAGGCGGGCGCGGCTGTCTGCGGAGTAGCCGAGGCGCCACAACTCGGGCAACGTGAGAGCGAGAATCGGCGTGTCGGAGCGTCCGAGATGTGTGTCTTCCTGAAGGCCGGTCTGGATGGGGAGATCGGTCGAGGCGAAGGTAGAGATGTTGTACTGATTCGGATCGGTCGGCGAGGTCTGATGCTGTCCCCCGTCGATCAGGTGGAGGCGGATGCTTTTGGGATCGTTGGAGACGACGACAGCCTGGTCAGCGGTCGTGATATTCGGGTTTGCAGGTTGTGTCAGGTCAGCGAGGAAGACGTGGTGCCAAAGCGCTGCACCGGCTGCCGGACGAACGTCCTGGATGTAGAGGACGTAGTTGCGGAAGTCTTCATAGAAGACGCGCGGCTGTACTTCGAAGGACGCCTGCGTCGATTTGAGCGAGTTTTCCAGCGCCAGCGTTCCCGCGGCCGATCGGGGAGCCAGGTAGAGCGAGTTGAAGAGCCCCAGCGCGACGGCAAATGCGGAGACGATCGAGACGATGCGGACAAAGCTGAGCACTCCCATGCCTGCGGCACGCATCGCTGTAATCTCGGAGTCGGCGGCCAGGCGCGAGAGACCCAGAAGGATGCCGACCAGGACCGACATCGGGATGGTGACGATGAGGAAGCTTGGAAGCAGGTAGGCAAAAATTCGCAGGATGTCCGTCACGGAGGCCGAGTCGCGGACGACCAGCTCCAGGATGTGCCCGAGATCGCGCATGAACAGCACGAAGGTGAATAAGACACCACCGATCAGTGCGTGGGAGGCGACTTCGCGAAGGATGTAGCGGGTGAAGATGCGCATGCTTCAGAGTTCTATGTTGAGTGTACGCGATCGGGTACACTGCTATTCCTATCTAATTTGTGCAAAGTCTTCCAGGCAAAGAATTTAGGGCTTGGATCTCGATTGCAGGTACTCTGCCGGACTGCCGGCAGAGAGAACCGGAAATCCTTCGACTGCGCCCTTCTGTATCCAGATTCAAGGGATATGGAAGATCAAGGAATTTCACGGAAATCGATGGGGCCGGTTACTCGGCGCGGAGAGCTTCTACCGGGTTGATGGAAGCGGCACGATGGGCCGGGATAAAGCTGGCAAATAACGCGGCGATCCCGAGAACGAGGGCCACTCCCGCTAGCGTGGAGAGGTCCCAGGACTGGACACCGAACAGCAGTTTGCGCAGAAACGTGGCACAAAGAACAGAGCAAAGGATTCCGGCCGAGATTCCGATTACGGTCAGTCGACCTGCTTCTTTAAGGATGAGCTGGTAGACCGACCCTCGTGCGGCACCGAGCGCCATGCGCACACCAATCTCGCGGGTGCGCTGGCTGACGGAGTAGGCGATGACCCCATAAAGTCCGATGATGCCGAGAAGGAGAGCGAGAGCGGCGAAGCCTCCAACGAGCCAGGCAGCGGAGCGGTGGAGGTAGGCGGCTGGCGAACCATGGATGCGCTGCTGCATGGTTTGAGGGTCCATCGTGCCGATTCCGGGATCGACCTGACGGACGGCGCTGGCCAGGGCAGGAAGGAGGGCCTTGTCGTCGCCGGAGGTTCTGACGATGAGACCGAAGTAGCTATCGGGGTCCTGGTTGTACGGCTTGTATTCCGCAGGCCAGATCTCTCCGTCGAGAGCACTTTCGCGGATGTTATCGACGATACCGATTACTTCTTTGATTGAGTCGGGCTTGAGATCGCCGCCACCGTATTTTTTGCCGATAGGATCTTCCCCGGGAAAGTACTTGTCAGCGAAGGCTTTGTTGATGACGGCAACGCGGGGGCGCGAGCGGTCCTCCTGCTCGGTAAAGATGCGTCCGCGCAACAGGCGGGCCTGGAGAGTCTTGAAATAGTCGACGCTGACGTCACGCTCATTGACCTCGTTGTGCTCTCCGTGGAAGGGATGACCGACTATGCGAATCCAGTCGGTGTTCCCGTTGCCGCTGGTGGGCAGCACACTGGTTACGGCGGCAGAGCTGACGCCTGGCAGGGCTGAGACCCGAGCGATGATCTTGCGTGTCAGGATGACAACATCCTCATCTTTCGGATAGCTCTTTCTAGGAACCGAGATATTGAGGGTCGACAGATGAGACGGCTCAAAGGCGAGCTCGACATGGAGAAGTCGATAGAGGCTCTTGCCAAGAAGGCCCGCCCCTACGAGAAGAACCACCGCGATGGAGAGCTCCACGACGACGAGATTGGATCCGAGCCTGCGCCAGATTGTCCCGGCAGAGCCACGGTCGCCATCATTGAGGGTGGCACGCATGGACGACACTGGAAGGCGTAGCGCGGGAGTGAGTGAAAAGATGGCAGCGGCAATCGCTGAGACGACGGCAGCAAATAGGACCACATGCGCATTGAGGGCAAGGCTGCTGAGATAAGGCATGCTGGAGAGCATGTCTTTGGAGGCGAGGCCAAGCAGGAGATGCATAGCGGCATACCCGGCGGCGAGTCCGGTGATAGTTCCCATTGAGACGAGAACCAGCCCTTCTGTGATGAACTGGCGGATGAGCCGTGAACGGGACGCCCCAAGCGCGCCGCGGACTGCGAATTCGCGACGACGGCTTTCAGACCGGACCAGCAGAAGGCTGGCTACGTTGACGCAGGCAATGACGAGTAACAGGATAGCGCCAGCGAGGAGGACGAGAAGGATGGGCCGAACAGTCCCGACGATAAGCTCGGAGAGCGGTGCGAGGGTGGCGCCCTGATCGCGGTTCGAGCCGGGGTATTGGATCTCAAGCTGTTTTGCAATGGCGGACATCTCGGTTTGCGCGGTCGCGAGTGAGACGCCATCCTTGAGGCGACCGATGGCGAAGAGATTA is a window of Edaphobacter sp. 12200R-103 DNA encoding:
- the lptF gene encoding LPS export ABC transporter permease LptF yields the protein MRIFTRYILREVASHALIGGVLFTFVLFMRDLGHILELVVRDSASVTDILRIFAYLLPSFLIVTIPMSVLVGILLGLSRLAADSEITAMRAAGMGVLSFVRIVSIVSAFAVALGLFNSLYLAPRSAAGTLALENSLKSTQASFEVQPRVFYEDFRNYVLYIQDVRPAAGAALWHHVFLADLTQPANPNITTADQAVVVSNDPKSIRLHLIDGGQHQTSPTDPNQYNISTFASTDLPIQTGLQEDTHLGRSDTPILALTLPELWRLGYSADSRARLYRIELNRRFSYPFACVVLMLIGVPLGLSSKRGGKSTGFVLTIALVFIYYFLSQIGIAFAKNGKVSPFLGVWGANLLFAAAGVLLLYQMSQGGIALGLISSLGTQLNKLLTRSQRGRQLAASGGRIHISTILRRFRNTFHIQFPLLLDDYVMREYMKNFALILSSFSALFLIFTFFELTGDIIRNRTPLVTVGDYLINLIPFILYNVTPLCALVAVLVTFSALSRSSEITAMKATGVSLYRIVTPVLITTLLIAGCLFAFDELYLPAANRRQEALRNVIKDKPAQTFLRPDRKWISGQAGPSDSPTRIFYYQFFDAAKNVFANLTVFEFDPNTFALKRRIFASSAHWNERVGQWVFENGWERSFAGDTIASYHPFTVTAFSDIHEQPSYFVKEDRPAQEMSYNELSRYISDLNQSGFDTKRLSVQLNRKLAYPLITLVMAILAIPFALSMGKRGSLAGIATAIALAVAYWVVDGLFQAMGNVNTLPAMLAAWSPDILFGIAGTYLLLRTST
- a CDS encoding ABC transporter permease: MNSLRAWLRRLVGIVPRQQQEQDFDAELESHLQMHIDDNLRAGMNAEDARREAIRHLGGVERTKQAHRERRTLPFLESLLYDVRFSLRQLRRAPGFTITAVLMLSLGIGASVAIFAFVDAALIKPLPYPDPARLIDVAERGAAFPRSELSYLDFRDWQRLNKVFTSIDAYNRTGYLLATSSGVKPVLAVRVTDGFFRTLVVRPILGRDFYSGEDQPNAAATTMLSYSTWQNRFGGSRDVIGQTVSLDGNPTTIIGVLPQDFQFAPRGNAEFWTTTRKLTNCEQRRSCHNLFAIGRLKDGVSLATAQTEMSAIAKQLEIQYPGSNRDQGATLAPLSELIVGTVRPILLVLLAGAILLLVIACVNVASLLLVRSESRRREFAVRGALGASRSRLIRQFITEGLVLVSMGTITGLAAGYAAMHLLLGLASKDMLSSMPYLSSLALNAHVVLFAAVVSAIAAAIFSLTPALRLPVSSMRATLNDGDRGSAGTIWRRLGSNLVVVELSIAVVLLVGAGLLGKSLYRLLHVELAFEPSHLSTLNISVPRKSYPKDEDVVILTRKIIARVSALPGVSSAAVTSVLPTSGNGNTDWIRIVGHPFHGEHNEVNERDVSVDYFKTLQARLLRGRIFTEQEDRSRPRVAVINKAFADKYFPGEDPIGKKYGGGDLKPDSIKEVIGIVDNIRESALDGEIWPAEYKPYNQDPDSYFGLIVRTSGDDKALLPALASAVRQVDPGIGTMDPQTMQQRIHGSPAAYLHRSAAWLVGGFAALALLLGIIGLYGVIAYSVSQRTREIGVRMALGAARGSVYQLILKEAGRLTVIGISAGILCSVLCATFLRKLLFGVQSWDLSTLAGVALVLGIAALFASFIPAHRAASINPVEALRAE